GGCCCTCGAGAGCCACATCCCAACACGTCTTACCTTGTGGTTTCCCCACAGACGTGCAAGACCATTAGGGTCCACAATTCGGAAAACCTTTGACTCGTGGTCCTCCCATCGGATGAACGCTTCGTATCTGCTGTCCGACAGCAGCTGGTAGACGTAGTCCCACAGGAGTCTGCAGTCTGTGGACATTAACACCCAGAGATAAGCTATTGACCTTTAACAGGCTCCTACTCAAAatgtgcattttgttttgaaaaatgtcCAGTTCCTTCAAATAAAAGGCCACAAGTCTCATTGACTGGTTTCCCCAGCCTCTTGATGAGTTGACCCATGGATAGCAATCTCACCTCTGATTCATGGTTTGGTTTCCAAGTCCCACTCAGGGATTTGAGCTGCTAATACAAGACTCCGAAGAGCCATCTCCCAAGAGCCACCAAGTGTAATGTTACAACCCTTGTGTATACGTTCTCAGGTAAATAAAGATCCCATAACACTATCTGAAGAGGACAGGAGTTCATCCTGGTGACCCAGCAAATATTTATTCCACAAACAAGATTTGAAGGAGATAGTAGGATATAGCTGTCCATGCAGTGACCACAAGCAACCACCATGTTATGGCTGTTCAGGTAACAGAAGTTTGACCCTACAGAATTCACTAATCACCACCCAAATATTTGAGGTATGGGATAagattcactctcacagaatgtACGTGGAGAAAGGTAAATAGATCAAcacaaatttatttttccaaCTTATGTTTTTTGACGTATGCACTGATGACACAGCTTTGTGTTACGGAAAACTGTGTAACAGTCCGTTTTCTAGGAgcgcaacccctccccccccccaaataagtTTGCTTGTATGTTGAAGCACAACAATCCCAACAGGAATGCAAGCTATCTACGCAATTCCTCAATCATCAAGGCCCCTTCTAGTTGCAATTGACCAAAATTCCCTGGTGTGGTCTCAGAAGACTGGAAAAGGTGGGAGACACAAgcaagcaggaaactataggctagTTGGCCTAACTTCCATCATTGGGAAAATGTGGAACCAAGGACGTTagagcaggacatttagaaaaaagatatttatcagtcacatgtacattgaaacacacagtaaaatgcatcttttgcgtagtgtgttctgggggcagcccgcaagtgtcgccacgcttccagcaccaacatagcatgcccacaacttcctaacctgtatgtctttggaatgtgggaagaaaccagagcacccggaggaaacccacgcaaacacggggagaacgaacaatctccttgcagacagcagcaggaattgaacccgggtcgctggcgctgtaatagtgttacgctaactgctacgctaccgtgccgccaagaCAAGCAgattcaacatggttttatgaaagggaaatcatatttgctGGAGTCTTTCAAGATGTAACAATCAGGGCGGGTAAAGAAGAACCAGTAaacatggtgtatttggatttccagaaggcattcaagaaGGTGCCCCATAAAAGTTACTGCACGTGGTTGGGAATAACTGCCAGAATACAGAAAGTCAGGATAGATGGATAAATGTTTGGATTGGCTGTCATTAACTAGAGGGGTGTCATAGGGAACAGTGCTGGGGCCTAAAGTACTTTTAATTTATAATCGATAACCTGAAGAGACCGAGGGGTCCTGCAGTCAGATTTGCTggtgatgcaaagataggtgggttagcaagttgtgaggaggacacaaaggcTGCAAAGGATTAGATGTGTGTGGGCAaggagttggcagatggagtataatgtgggaaagtgagagttttggaaggaagaatgaagaggAAATGATTACCTAAATGGAgcgagactacaaaatgttgtggtttAGGGCCATCTAGGCGCCCTAGTACACAAACGTTAGCATCCATGTACACCAAgtaatggaacgttggcctttacTTCAAGGGGTAATGGagtgtaaaagtagggaagttttgacaCAACTTTACAAGGAATTAATGAGAGTGCACTTGGGAGTACTGCACTttgaaggatgtgcttgcactggaggcagtgcagagaaggttcactgggttattcctgggatgaaggggttgtgcaagaagttgagcaggttgggacgatactgttagaagaatgagaggcgatcttatgGAAACTGAAGGGGACTGAGGGGGTGGATATTTCCCCTGTGTGGGCATCTAGAACCTGGGGGCATAGATCCAGAATAAAGGgtcatccattttttttaaatttatttacagcgtggtaacaggcccttccagcccaagaagtccgcactgcccattttaatccccaaattaacctacccgtatgtctttagaatgtgggaggaaaccagagcacccggcagaaacccacgcagacacggaagaacacacaaactccttacagacagcgacgggaatcgaaccccgatcgctggcgctgtaatagtgtcgcgctaaccgctacactaccgtgcattttAACATgcagacgaggaggaatttcttcattcagagagttgTGACTCTGGAGTTCTCCACCAGAGAGAGCTCTGGAGGGGGAGCCATTGAACACATTCAAGGTGGCGATTGATAGGTGTTTGAGttatttgggggggaggggggtgagcaggaacaggaggctaagactggatcagccatgattttactgcaTGGcaagcaggattgaggggccgagtggcctaacaCTGCTCCCTTTTCTCACACCCTATGCCCACATAGGCTGCTGTTCTTGCCCAGGTCTGGACAAGGAGTAAGGATGGTCGGTGGCAGTGCCAGGGGTGGCCTGGCACCAGACAAACCACTTCCACAGACGTTCTCCAGCGGAGGGAAAAGGCCAAATTCTCCCATGGCCCGGAGAGAGACGGGTGGCGGCTCGGCTGCCACACTTCCTCATCCTGACTGCCCAGCCAACGTCCCCGCACGTGGGCTGCTCTTGGTGTGGGTCCAGGTGAGCTCCAGCAGCTGGGTCTGGAGGAGAATCACAAGGCCCTGTCCAACAGCAGCGTTTAAGGACAAACATGGCCTGGAGTGCCAAGTGAAGGGCACTGAGGCCAACTAGAGCGTGTGAGAGTGACCTAACATGGCACAGAGCCAGCTCCGGGATCGAGGATATTCTTCAGCATACTGGCTCTGTGGGTGGCCTCTCTCTCCAGCACTGGCTCTGGGGAGACGGTGCTCCTCCCAGGTACTGGCTCTGTGggtagcctctctctctctctctccagcactgGCTCTGGGGATTGGGTTTCTCACTCCCAGTCTGGCACCAGTTGCCTGGCTGATCTGACTCCTCTTGCATTCAGTTCTCCGTCTACAGACACTGCCTCTCTTCGTTGATCCTACTGTACAGGGATGGTCCCTTGATCCCAAGAGCACATTACTCAATATACGTCTCAAAGATAAACTGCAGAACTCGGAAACCCGAATCAAGAGCAGAAAACATTGGAGCACTTTccttctgtccgctgcaaaagccaggatctcccggtggctgccaacttcaattccatttcccgctcccatattgacatgtctgtccacagcctcgtctactgccacgttgaagccagacacagattggaggaacaacacctcatattctaccttgggagtctccaacctgacagcctcaacatcgatttctctaacttctggtaacccctcccctcttctttgttttccctcattcctgtggcccctcaccccttctgtttcccctcccctgccctcatgatctgcccacctgttccccacctccttccctttattccatggtctactgtcctctcctatcggattccttcttcttcagccacctatcacctctcagcttcacaCATCACCCTTtcaaccctcctcccccacccacctacctactttccccctctcacctgaactctcctatcacttgccagcctgtgctcctcccccggcttctgccctcttcctttccagtcccgatgaagggcctcgacccgaaacatcgacggttcatttccctccatagatgctgcctgacctgctgagttcctccagaattttgtgcgtgtttcaggtcaaagacctcccATCAGAATTGGGACAGTTGGAAATGTGAGATAAAAAAAGAGAACAgttgttggaagtctgaaacagagtgaaaaacacgatgatgctggaggaactcagcaggccaggcagcatccgtggagaaaagcaggcagtcaacgtttcaggtcaagaccatttcctgcacctgcgctctcacccccacccctccgagacccaacagggacagggtcccccttgtcctcacatttcatcccaccagcctacgtatccaacacgtcattctccgccacctccaacgggacccAACTactaagcatatcttcccctccccacccctttctgcctttcgcaggggccgctctctccacgactccctcgttcctcccccaacccccacacctatcccgctcccaccccgggaactttccactgcccctgccataggtgcaacacctgcccctgcaccacttccatccagggacccaaacagtcctttcaggtgagacagagattcacctgcacctcccttaatatcatctactgcattcggttctccaagtgtggcctcctctacaatggtgagaccaaacgcagactgggtgacagtttcgcagaacacctgcgctccgtccgtaaccgcgatctgcacctccccgttgccagtcacttcaactccccctcccacactgtcactgatatgttagtcctcggcctcctccactgccagaattccaagcacaaactggaggaacagcacctcattttccgtcttggaaccttgcagcctaacagcatgaacattgaattccactttagacaattccaccccccccccccccaccactatgctttttctctttcctagccttttttctctctctccttacctttgacccatcccccggtggatcagctctcccctcctcccccgcacctgcctatcactatgtctcacctgcatctacctatcaccaccctgtgaccaccctgcctcctcttttgtccacctatcactgatctgcttttccctcctatatattgggcttcccccttttcctatcttcagtcctgaagaagggtcctgacccaaaacgttgaccacctgcttttctccacggacgctgcctggcctgctgagttcctccagcatcatcgtgtttttcatctagattccagcatctgcattcaaaGGAATGAAAGTGGAACCCTGAAcgtactcaacaggccaggccagtgcctgtggagggagagacaagAGTTAACGTAGCAGGTGGACAACCTTGCATCAGAACCGGCCAGGAAAGGTGCTTCCCTGAAATTACCAAATCcaatattgagtcccaagggctgTGGCACAACTAGCCAGGAGATGAGGTTATGTCCTTTAATATTAGGTCTGCAATGTGGTGGTCCCCTGCTGGGCTCATTTAGTACCTACCTGCAATTCTTCCTATGGGCATCAGTGATTCTTCCTGGGCTGCCACAGGAACCATTAGATGGTTCCTGTAGAGCTGCTCTTCCTTATGGGAGAGGTTTAAAGGCTTCTCCTTGTGTGAATTCTCCTCTGACAGCCTGGGCCTGAACTCCAATGACTGCCTGCTGTTAAAGATAATTGGGTTCATCATAGAAGTAGGAATTAACTGGATGAAGCGAGAGTTGTCTTGCGGCGAGCCATTTGCTTGCTGTGGATGTAGGATCTGCTCGTTGCCCGAGGAACAATGGTTCTCATCGACCGGGGAAATGGAAAGTCTTTGCTCCATGTCTGGCGAGGAACTGTGTGTGTTCTCCGCCTGAGACCTGGGGGTCTGGTTCCTGTCCATCGGTGGCTGGAGGCTGTGTGAACTCTCCTgatccatctctggagacagccGGTGGTTATTGCGTGCTGGGGACTGAAGCAATCGATCCACAGAAGGCTGCATTCGATGGCTGACTTGTTCCGAAGACCGCAAGTTTCTGTGTACTGCACCTGCAGGAGTTCACATACAGGAGTTAGGAAATAGTCAGGTTCAGGAAGCCACGTACTCCCATTTCCTACTCCACTTCCCCTTGAAGCACTCAACCTGCTTCTCATAACCTGGTTTCTGCCTAGTTTCCTGCTCTATTTTACTCAATGTTTTTGATCGTCAAAGAAATTCGGACTTTCATTCCGTAGCCTGGAGCTGTAATACCTTCATCTTGAAAACCCCCATGACCAGTTTCAGCTTTGCCAGCTGAGTCCAATTCACCCCAACTTCATCTGTTCTCATCCCACTGAAAATGGCCCTTCCCCAGTCGTCACCTCAGAGTGCTCAATATCCTTTTTAATATCTATTCTAAACCGTACAACATTCTGAGATGTTCCCCTTCCGTCCAGGAGACTCCTGGACCACAGATGCTCCCAGCACTCCTGATTCCAAACCTTTCCTTCCAACACTCTCTCATCCTATACAAACCCCTTCTGCCCCAGGAGTAATCCCAATGACCCAATAAAGTGCAGCaaaaaatctgttaaaatggttGTCTCTCTCACTGGGCATAATTCTGAAAATATATTGCAGACAACAATTAGCTGAGGgttcattttctctccttccctcaccccccgcccccatccatctctctccccgcccccatccatctctccccatcccctccctccatccaccttCTCTCTCATCCCCCTACCCTTCATCCTCTCTCGCataccttcctctctctctctctctctctgttgccccctcctccatcctcctgtctctcccccaccctccatccctccctctctgtgtTCCTCCTCCTCggtccttctctctccctcttttagtGTTGAAACTCTATTCAGGTCCTtgatttctttcccccccccccttatccactggttccaacattttcagtgatttgttcACCTTCCACCTGATCTTACTCCTTGCCATCAGCACTCTGGCAGCGATACCCTCTTTAGGACCTGGCTATGGAACCCTAAGGCACCACTCTCCCTCTTCCTTCTTGATGTTGTAGTATTGCAGAAGGTTCCCCATCTGGAGCTGCTGCTATTGTCACCTCTTCTCAACGTGACCCATTTTGCCACCGAGCCATTGGTGAAGCCTGACCCTGGTCTAAGTTTCCACGGGCTGTCTGTCACCAACCCCTCTTCTGGCACTGATTGGAGTCACAGCTGGAGTGCTgcgtgcagttcaggtcaccacacttgGGAAGAACATGACTGCATtggagcatgcagaggagattcaccaggatgttggctgggatggagtgtttcagtttatgagagactgggtctgttttccttggagcaaaggaggctgataggggacctgatagaggcacaaaattatgaaggtcatagatagggtagagagcaaGAAACTtctccccttagcagaggtggcacagctagtagctCTGCAGACTCCCAGATcacatcctgacctccggtgctgttcgTGTGCAGTCTGCAcattgactgtgtgggtttctcctgggtgctccagtttcctcccgcatcccaaagacatgcaagctggcacattaattggccactgtaaattatctcctagtgtgtaggagagtaggtagggagaataaaatggggttactttaggattagtgtgaatgggtgactGACAGTTGGctcagacttggtgggccaaaagtcCTGTTTCAAGTCCTTATGGACTATGAGGtgtccaaaattagagggcataggtttaagataacatagaacattacagcacagtacagtacaggccctttgacctacagtgttgtgcctacattttatcctgctctgagatctatctaacccttccctcccacatagccctcaatttttctatcattcatgtggctacccaAGAGTCTCTCAGATAtctctaacgtatctgcctccacgacctctgccggcagtgcgttccactcacccaccactgtgtaaaaaaacttacccctgacatcccccttataccttcctccaatcaccttaaaattatgcctcccttgtgtgagccattgtcgccctgggaaaaagtctctgactatccactcgatctatgcctcttgtacacctttatcaagtcacctctcatcctcctttgctccaagcagaaaagccccagctcactcaacctgtcctcataagacatgctctccaatccaggcagcatcctgataaatctcctctgcaccctctctaaagcttccacatccttctggtcatccagaggtgaccagaactgaacacaatactccaagtgtggtctaacaagagttctatggagctgcaacattacctgacagctcttgaactcaataccctgactaatgaaggccaacacaccatatgccttcttaacaaccctatcaacctgcgcagcaacctcgagggatctatggacgtggaccccaagatccctctgttcctccacactgctaagagtcctgtcattaaccttgtaagGGGGTGGGTAAGAAGtttggctggggtgggggggggggggtgaggggagggggtccgAGGGgaattttctcacccagagggtggttggaatctggaacacactgcctgagaaggtggtggatacagagactctcacaacatttaagtagtgcCTACACAGGCACTTtgatcaccaaggtatagaaggctgggAAATGTGCTTCATGCAGATGGAGACAtgctggttggcacagacagggtgggacaaagggcctgttcctgtgctgtttgacttgccCTACAAACACTTACTTTCCAAGtgattgtgaaggatgatctccGGTGGATTATGTGGGGTGCTACCCCGCTGCAGAAACGGTGGGTACCAAACAGGCGACTCCCTCTGCTTCAGGATGTGATGCAGTAACTCGTAGAGGACATCTCCTGAGGGCACAAGCAACCATGAAACCAATGATAAAAGTGAGGCAAGGAGAAGGGAGGGGTAGGCAGGGGCAAGGACCGGAAAGGGACGACTGGACAAAGGGGTTCAGAACAAAGTCAAagagggggctggggggggtggggggtgcgggaTGGTGAGGCAAGACGATGGCTGGCATTCAGAAGGACCAGAGCAAGGTAGcaatggaggtggggaggtcaTGGGGGCAAGGGTTTAAGTGGATCATTGAGGGAGTATCAGAGGTGGTTGAAAATCAAGGGGGCCAAAGGGAGAAACATCGAAAGGGTAGGTGGGAAACCAAGCACTGGGAGAAAGGAAGCTGTGGCACAATAATTGGTGCGGGGGGCTAAAATAGAATAAAATGGGGTCAATGGGTAACGGGGGGGGGTGAAGAGCAAGGATGGTTGGATCAAATGGGGAGGGGGTGTACAGAGATTGGGGCAGCAGAGATGAATGGGGAGAATCGGGAGGGAGGTGGTCAAAGAACAGAGGGATAAAGAGCAGTTTGAGATATCATGGGGAGCAAAAGGGGCAGAGGAGCAGAACGTGCACAGGTAAAGAGCAACTGGGTCAGAGAAGTAAATGGGCAGGGAGAAAGGGGGTAGAGTTGAAGACAGGGCAATGGAGAGGACAAGAGGGGCAAAGAAACAAGAGTAAAGGAGCAGAAGATCACAGGAGGAAGCTGATTACAGAAGGGGCAGGAACGGAGGGTAGAGGAGAAGTTGGGGGttaggaggaggagaggaggtccAAGAATCAACGTGAGGGGTGGGAATGATGGGAGAGGAGGATCGGAGAGGAAGCAAGGTGGGGCTGGGAGGGGAGATACCGGGGACAAAGGAGCAAGAGATCAGAGGGGAGTCAGGGGAACGGGGGGGGAAATAGGAGCAAGGGGTGAAGGCAGGGGAACAGGGGAGGGTGGAAAGCTTGAGGCGAAGGAGGGGTTAAGAACAAGG
This is a stretch of genomic DNA from Pristis pectinata isolate sPriPec2 chromosome 15, sPriPec2.1.pri, whole genome shotgun sequence. It encodes these proteins:
- the LOC127578283 gene encoding transcription factor ETV6-like isoform X2; its protein translation is MSEAASAGISEAFAQTHIKQERNAYTPPVSPVPPFPSSIHGAASEGRHMADGSHTLPTHLRLQPVFWSRLDVGQWLKWAEQEYSLRPMDCDMFEMNGKALCLLTKEDFRYRCPHSGDVLYELLHHILKQRESPVWYPPFLQRGSTPHNPPEIILHNHLESAVHRNLRSSEQVSHRMQPSVDRLLQSPARNNHRLSPEMDQESSHSLQPPMDRNQTPRSQAENTHSSSPDMEQRLSISPVDENHCSSGNEQILHPQQANGSPQDNSRFIQLIPTSMMNPIIFNSRQSLEFRPRLSEENSHKEKPLNLSHKEEQLYRNHLMVPVAAQEESLMPIGRIADCRLLWDYVYQLLSDSRYEAFIRWEDHESKVFRIVDPNGLARLWGNHKNRTNMTYEKMSRALRHYYKLNIIKKEPGQRLLFSDWE
- the LOC127578283 gene encoding transcription factor ETV6-like isoform X1, encoding MSEAASAGISEAFAQTHIKQERNAYTPPVSPVPPFPSSIHGAASEGRHMADGSHTLPTHLRLQPVFWSRLDVGQWLKWAEQEYSLRPMDCDMFEMNGKALCLLTKEDFRYRCPHSGDVLYELLHHILKQRESPVWYPPFLQRGSTPHNPPEIILHNHLESAVHRNLRSSEQVSHRMQPSVDRLLQSPARNNHRLSPEMDQESSHSLQPPMDRNQTPRSQAENTHSSSPDMEQRLSISPVDENHCSSGNEQILHPQQANGSPQDNSRFIQLIPTSMMNPIIFNSRQSLEFRPRLSEENSHKEKPLNLSHKEEQLYRNHLMVPVAAQEESLMPIGRIADCRLLWDYVYQLLSDSRYEAFIRWEDHESKVFRIVDPNGLARLWGNHKNRTNMTYEKMSRALRHYYKLNIIKKEPGQRLLFRFMKTPDEIVNSRSDRLEHLECQEMEEPLYQDEEC